In Sciurus carolinensis chromosome 17, mSciCar1.2, whole genome shotgun sequence, one genomic interval encodes:
- the Wnt5a gene encoding protein Wnt-5a isoform X1 produces MKKSIGILSPGVALRTAGSAMSSKFFLMALAIFFSFAQVVIEANSWWSLGMNNPVQMSEVYIIGAQPLCSQLAGLSQGQKKLCHLYQDHMQYIGEGAKTGIKECQYQFRHRRWNCSTVDNTSVFGRVMQIGSRETAFTYAVSAAGVVNAMSRACREGELSTCGCSRAARPKDLPRDWLWGGCGDNIDYGYRFAKEFVDARERERIHAKGSYESARILMNLHNNEAGRRTVYNLADVACKCHGVSGSCSLKTCWLQLADFRKVGDALKEKYDSAAAMRLNSRGKLVQVNSRFNSPTTQDLVYIDPSPDYCVRNESTGSLGTQGRLCNKTSEGMDGCELMCCGRGYDQFKTVQTERCHCKFHWCCYVKCKKCTEIVDQFVCK; encoded by the exons ATGAAG aAGTCGATTGGAATATTAAGCCCAGGAGTGGCTTTGAGGACGGCTGGAAGTGCAATGTCTTCCAAGTTCTTCCTAATGGCTCTGGCCATATTTTTCTCCTTCGCCCAGGTTGTAATAGAAGCCAATTCTTGGTG GTCGCTAGGTATGAATAACCCTGTTCAGATGTCAGAAGTATATATCATAGGAGCACAGCCTCTCTGCAGCCAGCTGGCAGGACTTTCTCAAGGACAGAAGAAACTCTGCCACTTGTATCAGGACCACATGCAGTACATTGGAGAAGGCGCGAAGACAGGCATCAAAGAATGCCAGTATCAGTTCCGACATCGAAGATGGAACTGCAGCACTGTGGATAACACCTCTGTCTTTGGCAGGGTTATGCAGATAG GCAGCCGCGAGACGGCCTTCACGTACGCGGTGAGCGCCGCGGGGGTGGTGAACGCCATGAGCCGGGCGTGTCGCGAGGGCGAGCTGTCCACCTGCGGCTGCAGCCGCGCCGCGCGCCCCAAGGACCTGCCGCGAGACTGGTTGTGGGGCGGCTGCGGCGACAACATCGACTACGGCTACCGCTTCGCCAAGGAGTTCGTGGACGCGCGCGAGCGGGAGCGCATCCACGCCAAGGGCTCGTACGAGAGCGCGCGCATCCTCATGAACCTGCACAACAACGAGGCGGGCCGAAGG ACGGTGTACAACCTGGCCGACGTGGCCTGCAAGTGCCATGGGGTGTCTGGCTCGTGTAGCCTCAAGACGTGCTGGCTGCAGTTGGCGGACTTCCGCAAGGTGGGCGACGCGCTGAAGGAGAAGTACGACAGCGCCGCGGCCATGCGGCTCAACAGCCGGGGCAAGTTGGTGCAGGTCAACAGTCGCTTCAACTCGCCCACCACGCAGGACCTGGTCTACATCGACCCCAGCCCCGACTACTGCGTGCGCAACGAGAGCACGGGCTCCCTGGGCACGCAGGGCCGCCTGTGCAACAAGACGTCGGAGGGCATGGACGGCTGCGAGCTCATGTGCTGCGGCCGCGGCTACGACCAGTTCAAAACCGTGCAGACCGAGCGCTGCCACTGCAAGTTCCACTGGTGCTGCTACGTCAAGTGCAAGAAGTGCACGGAGATCGTGGACCAGTTTGTGTGCAAATAG
- the Wnt5a gene encoding protein Wnt-5a isoform X2 codes for MSSKFFLMALAIFFSFAQVVIEANSWWSLGMNNPVQMSEVYIIGAQPLCSQLAGLSQGQKKLCHLYQDHMQYIGEGAKTGIKECQYQFRHRRWNCSTVDNTSVFGRVMQIGSRETAFTYAVSAAGVVNAMSRACREGELSTCGCSRAARPKDLPRDWLWGGCGDNIDYGYRFAKEFVDARERERIHAKGSYESARILMNLHNNEAGRRTVYNLADVACKCHGVSGSCSLKTCWLQLADFRKVGDALKEKYDSAAAMRLNSRGKLVQVNSRFNSPTTQDLVYIDPSPDYCVRNESTGSLGTQGRLCNKTSEGMDGCELMCCGRGYDQFKTVQTERCHCKFHWCCYVKCKKCTEIVDQFVCK; via the exons ATGTCTTCCAAGTTCTTCCTAATGGCTCTGGCCATATTTTTCTCCTTCGCCCAGGTTGTAATAGAAGCCAATTCTTGGTG GTCGCTAGGTATGAATAACCCTGTTCAGATGTCAGAAGTATATATCATAGGAGCACAGCCTCTCTGCAGCCAGCTGGCAGGACTTTCTCAAGGACAGAAGAAACTCTGCCACTTGTATCAGGACCACATGCAGTACATTGGAGAAGGCGCGAAGACAGGCATCAAAGAATGCCAGTATCAGTTCCGACATCGAAGATGGAACTGCAGCACTGTGGATAACACCTCTGTCTTTGGCAGGGTTATGCAGATAG GCAGCCGCGAGACGGCCTTCACGTACGCGGTGAGCGCCGCGGGGGTGGTGAACGCCATGAGCCGGGCGTGTCGCGAGGGCGAGCTGTCCACCTGCGGCTGCAGCCGCGCCGCGCGCCCCAAGGACCTGCCGCGAGACTGGTTGTGGGGCGGCTGCGGCGACAACATCGACTACGGCTACCGCTTCGCCAAGGAGTTCGTGGACGCGCGCGAGCGGGAGCGCATCCACGCCAAGGGCTCGTACGAGAGCGCGCGCATCCTCATGAACCTGCACAACAACGAGGCGGGCCGAAGG ACGGTGTACAACCTGGCCGACGTGGCCTGCAAGTGCCATGGGGTGTCTGGCTCGTGTAGCCTCAAGACGTGCTGGCTGCAGTTGGCGGACTTCCGCAAGGTGGGCGACGCGCTGAAGGAGAAGTACGACAGCGCCGCGGCCATGCGGCTCAACAGCCGGGGCAAGTTGGTGCAGGTCAACAGTCGCTTCAACTCGCCCACCACGCAGGACCTGGTCTACATCGACCCCAGCCCCGACTACTGCGTGCGCAACGAGAGCACGGGCTCCCTGGGCACGCAGGGCCGCCTGTGCAACAAGACGTCGGAGGGCATGGACGGCTGCGAGCTCATGTGCTGCGGCCGCGGCTACGACCAGTTCAAAACCGTGCAGACCGAGCGCTGCCACTGCAAGTTCCACTGGTGCTGCTACGTCAAGTGCAAGAAGTGCACGGAGATCGTGGACCAGTTTGTGTGCAAATAG